The Drosophila teissieri strain GT53w chromosome X, Prin_Dtei_1.1, whole genome shotgun sequence genome has a segment encoding these proteins:
- the LOC122623667 gene encoding ran-binding protein 16 isoform X4 encodes MDIQQLEVLCKQLYEATDIRIRAEAEKALVTFVSSQDALPKCQLLLDRADSSYAQLLAASTLTKLIQGLSLEQRIDIRSYALNYLATVPNLQHFVVQALVTLLAKITKFGWFDSFKEEMVFQNLLEDVKKFLQGSVEHCTIGVQILSQLVCEMNSVVEMDVHLSFSKNRKIATSYRDQQLFETFLLSCSLLITARDNSKNINFMDESQQALISHVLRLTKNCLSFDFIGSSTDESADDMNNVQIPTAWRPAFLDSNTLKLFFDLYQILPNGLASYSISCLVQMTSVRRSLFSNSERTKFLTHLVEGVRDILNTLHGLSDPDNYHEFCRLLARLKSNYQLGELIAVPCYAEAIQLIAKFTVQSLHVWLFAPNSVHYLLTLWQRMVASVPYVKSPDPHLLGTYTPEVIKAYIDSRLDAVPVIVRDNLDDPLDDLCMVQQQLEQLSVIERCEYNKTCSLLVQHFDQKAREYENLLQTPNANTIDITIHELQLTWLVYIIGSAIVGRLSVTTSDEHDTMDAELVIRVLQLMSLTDARLPQAGCEKLELAILSFLDQVRKMHSSEQAQKANLNKRLSEVFGLSDEQMLLSFINRKIITNLKFWGRSEPIITKTLMLLSDLSVHFNSVRKLARLEEVQFMLTHHTSEHFPFLGTNSTLSEMRCRTMFYTSLGRLLMFDLGEDEERFYNFLEPLTNQFESLGSVLMDNNIFSNEEAKKAIIGLARDLRGLALPLNARIQYTMLFEWLYYADYLPILLRAMELWAHDPAVTTPILKLFAELVHCRTQRLAGNVSSPMGILLFREASKLICIYGNRILHQEVPRDRLYPMRLKGIAICFLILKNSLGGNYVNCGVFKLYGDDTLDSVLNIIAKLILTIEQSDLLEYPKLSTAYYNLLNCLSQDHVSYLAALEPAAFVYILKSLTKGLAALDSAIYISCCTILDSIVSYIFKQLQMKVSTFPNKKLRSLNQENAQFLKVVEMNSELLQSMMSSLLNNVLAEDCRNQWSMSRPLLVLILLYEDYYRSLKDRIICGQPIEKQQTMAQWFDDLMVGIERNVSSKNKEKFTQNLSTFRRDVVNLPKSTTAFSCDRPMCDGGFEPSEPESSPH; translated from the exons ATG GATATACAACAGCTGGAGGTGCTTTGCAAGCAACTCTATGAAGCCACAGACATAAGAATACGTGCCGAGGCGGAAAAAGCCCTAGTCACATTTGTAAGCAGCCAGGATGCGCTGCCCAAATGCCAGTTGCTGCTGGACAGAGCCGATTCCAGCTATGCCCAGTTACTGGCCGCCTCCACACTCACCAAACTCATTCAGGGATTAAGTCTGGAGCAGAGGATTGACATTCGCAGCTATGCTCTTAACTATCTGGCCACCGTACCCAATCTGCAGCACTTCGTTGTCCAGGCCTTGGTTACTCTGCTGGCGAAGATAACCAAGTTTGGATGGTTCGATTCGTTCAAGGAGGAAATGGTGTTCCAAAACCTCTTGGAAGATGTCAAAAAGTTCTTGCAG GGCTCCGTTGAGCACTGCACCATTGGCGTCCAAATTCTATCACAACTGGTTTGTGAGATGAACTCAGTTGTCGAGATGGACGTGCACCTGTCCTTCTCCAAAAATCGCAAAATAGCCACATCGTATCGAGACCAGCAACTCTTTGAAACCTTTCTGCTATCCTGCTCTCTGCTGATCACAGCCCGTGATAATAGCAAAAACATTAACTTCATGGACGAGTCGCAGCAAGC gttAATATCACACGTTTTACGTCTAACGAAAAATTGCCTGAGCTTCGACTTTATTGGCAGTTCCACAGATGAATCTGCGGATGATATGAACAACGTTCAG ATACCCACAGCTTGGCGTCCTGCATTCTTAGATTCGAACACACTTAAACTCTTTTTTGATTTATACCAAATTTTGCCCAATGGTTTAGCTAGCTACTCCATATCCTGCCTGGTTCAAATGACATCTGTGCGTCGCTCTCTTTTTAGTAATTCTGAGAGAACAAAATTTCTAACGCACTTGGTCGAAGGAGTCAgagatattttaaatactctCCAC GGCTTGAGTGACCCAGATAACTATCACGAGTTCTGCCGTTTGCTGGCTCGTCTTAAGTCTAATTATCAATTGGGTGAACTTATAGCGGTCCCATGTTATGCTGAAGCAATCCAACTAATAGCTAAGTTTACTGTCCAATCCctgcat GTATGGCTTTTTGCACCGAACAGTGTACATTACTTACTCACACTTTGGCAACGCATGGTTGCGTCTGTACCATATGTTAAGTCCCCGGATCCGCATTTGCTAGGTACCTACACGCCGGAGGTTATCAAGGCGTATATTGACTCGCGCCTGGATGCTGTTCCTGTTATTGTCCGTGACAATTTGGATGATCCACTAGACGATCTGTGTATGGTGCAGCAACAGCTGGAGCAACTGTCGGTAATCGAAAGGTGCGAGTATAACAAGACGTGTAGTCTGCTTGTCCAGCATTTCGATCAGAAGGCCCGAGAGTATGAGAATTTGCTGCAGACGCCTAACGCCAATACCATAGACATCACTATACACGAGCTACAATTAACGTGGCTGGTGTATATAATCGGTTCGGCTATAGTGGGTCGCCTGTCCGTTACGACAAGCGATGAGCATGACACAATGGACGCGGAGCTCGTGATAAGGGTCCTGCAACTGATGAGCCTAACCGATGCTCGATTGCCCCAAGCGGGTTGCGAAAAGCTGGAGCTGGCAATACTGAGCTTTTTGGACCAGGTCCGAAAAATGCACAGCAGCGAGCAGGCGCAAAAAGCCAATTTGAACAAGAGACTTAGCGAAGTCTTTGGACTGAGTGACGAGCAAATgcttttaagttttattaatCGCAAAAT CataacaaatttaaagttttgggGACGCTCTGAGCCAATTATCACCAAAACGCTGATGTTATTATCCGATCTCTCTGTGCATTTTAATTCTGTGCGCAAACTGGCACGTCTAGAAGAAGTCCAGTTTATGCTTACACATCACACAAGCGAACATTTCCCATTCCTAGGAACGAATTCCACTTTGAGCGAGATGAGATGTCGCACAATGTTCTACACTTCATTAGGCCGATTGCTGATGTTCGATTTGGGCGAGGATGAAGAAAGATTCTACAATTTTTTGGAACCTTTAACAA ATCAATTCGAGTCCCTTGGCTCTGTGCTGATGGACAATAACATCTTCTCTAATGAAGAGGCTAAGAAGGCCATTATTGGCTTGGCTCGAGACCTCCGTGGATTAGCGCTCCCGCTCAACGCGCGCATTCAATACACCATGCTCTTTGAATGGTTGTATTATGCGGACTATTTGCCCATACTATTGCGTGCGATGGAACTGTGGGCTCACGATCCTGCCGTTACGACACCAATTCTAAAATTGTTTGCCGAACTAGTGCATTGCCGCACCCAAAGGCTGGCAGGCAATGTATCCAGCCCAATGGGCATTCTCCTATTCCGCGAGGCCTCGaaactaatttgtatatacGGCAATCGCATTCTGCACCAAGAAGTTCCACGTGATCGACTTTACCCAATGAGACTTAAGGGAATTGCCATATGCTTCTTGATCTTAAAGAACTCACTTGGCGGCAACTATGTCAATTGTGGGGTATTTAAATTGTACGGAGATGATACATTGGACAGCGTACTCAATATTATCGCCAAGTTGATTCTCACCATAGAACAGAGCGATTTACTT GAATACCCAAAATTATCAACGGCCTACTACAACTTACTAAACTGTCTGTCGCAAGATCATGTTTCTTACTTGGCTGCTTTGGAGCCTGCTGCATtcgtttacattttaaaaagtcTTACCAAAGGACTGGCCGCATTAG aCTCTGCCATTTATATAAGTTGCTGCACAATTTTGGATAGTATTGTTTCGTACATTTTTAAACAGCTCCAGATGAAAG tTTCTACATTTCCAAACAAAAAGCTCCGTAGCTTAAATCAAGAAAATGCGCAATTCTTAAAG GTTGTTGAAATGAATTCTGAGTTACTCCAGAGTATGATGTCCTCATTACTGAACAACGTTTTGGCAGAGGATTGTCGAAACCAGTGGTCCATGTCACGTCCATTGCTGGTTCTCATATTACTTTATGAGGACTATTACCG ATCCTTAAAGGATAGAATTATCTGTGGTCAACCAATTGAAAAGCAACAGACAATGGCGCAATGGTTCGATGATCTGATGGTCGGCATTGAGCGAAATGTTTCCagtaaaaacaaagaaaa ATTCACACAGAATTTGTCCACATTTCGGCGCGATGTAGTTAACCTGCCAAAGTCCACAACAG CGTTTTCGTGTGATCGACCAATGTGCGACGGTGGATTCGAACCCAGTGAGCCTGAGTCCTCGCCACATTAG
- the LOC122623667 gene encoding ran-binding protein 16 isoform X2, with product MDIQQLEVLCKQLYEATDIRIRAEAEKALVTFVSSQDALPKCQLLLDRADSSYAQLLAASTLTKLIQGLSLEQRIDIRSYALNYLATVPNLQHFVVQALVTLLAKITKFGWFDSFKEEMVFQNLLEDVKKFLQGSVEHCTIGVQILSQLVCEMNSVVEMDVHLSFSKNRKIATSYRDQQLFETFLLSCSLLITARDNSKNINFMDESQQALISHVLRLTKNCLSFDFIGSSTDESADDMNNVQIPTAWRPAFLDSNTLKLFFDLYQILPNGLASYSISCLVQMTSVRRSLFSNSERTKFLTHLVEGVRDILNTLHGLSDPDNYHEFCRLLARLKSNYQLGELIAVPCYAEAIQLIAKFTVQSLHVWLFAPNSVHYLLTLWQRMVASVPYVKSPDPHLLGTYTPEVIKAYIDSRLDAVPVIVRDNLDDPLDDLCMVQQQLEQLSVIERCEYNKTCSLLVQHFDQKAREYENLLQTPNANTIDITIHELQLTWLVYIIGSAIVGRLSVTTSDEHDTMDAELVIRVLQLMSLTDARLPQAGCEKLELAILSFLDQVRKMHSSEQAQKANLNKRLSEVFGLSDEQMLLSFINRKIITNLKFWGRSEPIITKTLMLLSDLSVHFNSVRKLARLEEVQFMLTHHTSEHFPFLGTNSTLSEMRCRTMFYTSLGRLLMFDLGEDEERFYNFLEPLTNQFESLGSVLMDNNIFSNEEAKKAIIGLARDLRGLALPLNARIQYTMLFEWLYYADYLPILLRAMELWAHDPAVTTPILKLFAELVHCRTQRLAGNVSSPMGILLFREASKLICIYGNRILHQEVPRDRLYPMRLKGIAICFLILKNSLGGNYVNCGVFKLYGDDTLDSVLNIIAKLILTIEQSDLLEYPKLSTAYYNLLNCLSQDHVSYLAALEPAAFVYILKSLTKGLAALDSAIYISCCTILDSIVSYIFKQLQMKVSTFPNKKLRSLNQENAQFLKVVEMNSELLQSMMSSLLNNVLAEDCRNQWSMSRPLLVLILLYEDYYRSLKDRIICGQPIEKQQTMAQWFDDLMVGIERNVSSKNKEKFTQNLSTFRRDVVNLPKSTTGGADYIATNASSAADQNANSGNHSMVRYFTQLNEEIPTETKTWGQKSIQRYRRRQIKNLG from the exons ATG GATATACAACAGCTGGAGGTGCTTTGCAAGCAACTCTATGAAGCCACAGACATAAGAATACGTGCCGAGGCGGAAAAAGCCCTAGTCACATTTGTAAGCAGCCAGGATGCGCTGCCCAAATGCCAGTTGCTGCTGGACAGAGCCGATTCCAGCTATGCCCAGTTACTGGCCGCCTCCACACTCACCAAACTCATTCAGGGATTAAGTCTGGAGCAGAGGATTGACATTCGCAGCTATGCTCTTAACTATCTGGCCACCGTACCCAATCTGCAGCACTTCGTTGTCCAGGCCTTGGTTACTCTGCTGGCGAAGATAACCAAGTTTGGATGGTTCGATTCGTTCAAGGAGGAAATGGTGTTCCAAAACCTCTTGGAAGATGTCAAAAAGTTCTTGCAG GGCTCCGTTGAGCACTGCACCATTGGCGTCCAAATTCTATCACAACTGGTTTGTGAGATGAACTCAGTTGTCGAGATGGACGTGCACCTGTCCTTCTCCAAAAATCGCAAAATAGCCACATCGTATCGAGACCAGCAACTCTTTGAAACCTTTCTGCTATCCTGCTCTCTGCTGATCACAGCCCGTGATAATAGCAAAAACATTAACTTCATGGACGAGTCGCAGCAAGC gttAATATCACACGTTTTACGTCTAACGAAAAATTGCCTGAGCTTCGACTTTATTGGCAGTTCCACAGATGAATCTGCGGATGATATGAACAACGTTCAG ATACCCACAGCTTGGCGTCCTGCATTCTTAGATTCGAACACACTTAAACTCTTTTTTGATTTATACCAAATTTTGCCCAATGGTTTAGCTAGCTACTCCATATCCTGCCTGGTTCAAATGACATCTGTGCGTCGCTCTCTTTTTAGTAATTCTGAGAGAACAAAATTTCTAACGCACTTGGTCGAAGGAGTCAgagatattttaaatactctCCAC GGCTTGAGTGACCCAGATAACTATCACGAGTTCTGCCGTTTGCTGGCTCGTCTTAAGTCTAATTATCAATTGGGTGAACTTATAGCGGTCCCATGTTATGCTGAAGCAATCCAACTAATAGCTAAGTTTACTGTCCAATCCctgcat GTATGGCTTTTTGCACCGAACAGTGTACATTACTTACTCACACTTTGGCAACGCATGGTTGCGTCTGTACCATATGTTAAGTCCCCGGATCCGCATTTGCTAGGTACCTACACGCCGGAGGTTATCAAGGCGTATATTGACTCGCGCCTGGATGCTGTTCCTGTTATTGTCCGTGACAATTTGGATGATCCACTAGACGATCTGTGTATGGTGCAGCAACAGCTGGAGCAACTGTCGGTAATCGAAAGGTGCGAGTATAACAAGACGTGTAGTCTGCTTGTCCAGCATTTCGATCAGAAGGCCCGAGAGTATGAGAATTTGCTGCAGACGCCTAACGCCAATACCATAGACATCACTATACACGAGCTACAATTAACGTGGCTGGTGTATATAATCGGTTCGGCTATAGTGGGTCGCCTGTCCGTTACGACAAGCGATGAGCATGACACAATGGACGCGGAGCTCGTGATAAGGGTCCTGCAACTGATGAGCCTAACCGATGCTCGATTGCCCCAAGCGGGTTGCGAAAAGCTGGAGCTGGCAATACTGAGCTTTTTGGACCAGGTCCGAAAAATGCACAGCAGCGAGCAGGCGCAAAAAGCCAATTTGAACAAGAGACTTAGCGAAGTCTTTGGACTGAGTGACGAGCAAATgcttttaagttttattaatCGCAAAAT CataacaaatttaaagttttgggGACGCTCTGAGCCAATTATCACCAAAACGCTGATGTTATTATCCGATCTCTCTGTGCATTTTAATTCTGTGCGCAAACTGGCACGTCTAGAAGAAGTCCAGTTTATGCTTACACATCACACAAGCGAACATTTCCCATTCCTAGGAACGAATTCCACTTTGAGCGAGATGAGATGTCGCACAATGTTCTACACTTCATTAGGCCGATTGCTGATGTTCGATTTGGGCGAGGATGAAGAAAGATTCTACAATTTTTTGGAACCTTTAACAA ATCAATTCGAGTCCCTTGGCTCTGTGCTGATGGACAATAACATCTTCTCTAATGAAGAGGCTAAGAAGGCCATTATTGGCTTGGCTCGAGACCTCCGTGGATTAGCGCTCCCGCTCAACGCGCGCATTCAATACACCATGCTCTTTGAATGGTTGTATTATGCGGACTATTTGCCCATACTATTGCGTGCGATGGAACTGTGGGCTCACGATCCTGCCGTTACGACACCAATTCTAAAATTGTTTGCCGAACTAGTGCATTGCCGCACCCAAAGGCTGGCAGGCAATGTATCCAGCCCAATGGGCATTCTCCTATTCCGCGAGGCCTCGaaactaatttgtatatacGGCAATCGCATTCTGCACCAAGAAGTTCCACGTGATCGACTTTACCCAATGAGACTTAAGGGAATTGCCATATGCTTCTTGATCTTAAAGAACTCACTTGGCGGCAACTATGTCAATTGTGGGGTATTTAAATTGTACGGAGATGATACATTGGACAGCGTACTCAATATTATCGCCAAGTTGATTCTCACCATAGAACAGAGCGATTTACTT GAATACCCAAAATTATCAACGGCCTACTACAACTTACTAAACTGTCTGTCGCAAGATCATGTTTCTTACTTGGCTGCTTTGGAGCCTGCTGCATtcgtttacattttaaaaagtcTTACCAAAGGACTGGCCGCATTAG aCTCTGCCATTTATATAAGTTGCTGCACAATTTTGGATAGTATTGTTTCGTACATTTTTAAACAGCTCCAGATGAAAG tTTCTACATTTCCAAACAAAAAGCTCCGTAGCTTAAATCAAGAAAATGCGCAATTCTTAAAG GTTGTTGAAATGAATTCTGAGTTACTCCAGAGTATGATGTCCTCATTACTGAACAACGTTTTGGCAGAGGATTGTCGAAACCAGTGGTCCATGTCACGTCCATTGCTGGTTCTCATATTACTTTATGAGGACTATTACCG ATCCTTAAAGGATAGAATTATCTGTGGTCAACCAATTGAAAAGCAACAGACAATGGCGCAATGGTTCGATGATCTGATGGTCGGCATTGAGCGAAATGTTTCCagtaaaaacaaagaaaa ATTCACACAGAATTTGTCCACATTTCGGCGCGATGTAGTTAACCTGCCAAAGTCCACAACAG GCGGTGCTGATTACATCGCGACAAACGCATCTTCAGCAGCGGATCAAAATGCGAATTCCGGGAACCATTCCATGGTTCGG TATTTTACACAACTAAATGAGGAAATTCCTACAGAAACGAAAACATGGGGACAGAAGAGTATTCAAAGATATCGCCggcggcaaataaaaaatttggGGTGA
- the LOC122623667 gene encoding ran-binding protein 16 isoform X6, with amino-acid sequence MDIQQLEVLCKQLYEATDIRIRAEAEKALVTFVSSQDALPKCQLLLDRADSSYAQLLAASTLTKLIQGLSLEQRIDIRSYALNYLATVPNLQHFVVQALVTLLAKITKFGWFDSFKEEMVFQNLLEDVKKFLQGSVEHCTIGVQILSQLVCEMNSVVEMDVHLSFSKNRKIATSYRDQQLFETFLLSCSLLITARDNSKNINFMDESQQALISHVLRLTKNCLSFDFIGSSTDESADDMNNVQIPTAWRPAFLDSNTLKLFFDLYQILPNGLASYSISCLVQMTSVRRSLFSNSERTKFLTHLVEGVRDILNTLHGLSDPDNYHEFCRLLARLKSNYQLGELIAVPCYAEAIQLIAKFTVQSLHVWLFAPNSVHYLLTLWQRMVASVPYVKSPDPHLLGTYTPEVIKAYIDSRLDAVPVIVRDNLDDPLDDLCMVQQQLEQLSVIERCEYNKTCSLLVQHFDQKAREYENLLQTPNANTIDITIHELQLTWLVYIIGSAIVGRLSVTTSDEHDTMDAELVIRVLQLMSLTDARLPQAGCEKLELAILSFLDQVRKMHSSEQAQKANLNKRLSEVFGLSDEQMLLSFINRKIITNLKFWGRSEPIITKTLMLLSDLSVHFNSVRKLARLEEVQFMLTHHTSEHFPFLGTNSTLSEMRCRTMFYTSLGRLLMFDLGEDEERFYNFLEPLTNQFESLGSVLMDNNIFSNEEAKKAIIGLARDLRGLALPLNARIQYTMLFEWLYYADYLPILLRAMELWAHDPAVTTPILKLFAELVHCRTQRLAGNVSSPMGILLFREASKLICIYGNRILHQEVPRDRLYPMRLKGIAICFLILKNSLGGNYVNCGVFKLYGDDTLDSVLNIIAKLILTIEQSDLLEYPKLSTAYYNLLNCLSQDHVSYLAALEPAAFVYILKSLTKGLAALDSAIYISCCTILDSIVSYIFKQLQMKVSTFPNKKLRSLNQENAQFLKVVEMNSELLQSMMSSLLNNVLAEDCRNQWSMSRPLLVLILLYEDYYRSLKDRIICGQPIEKQQTMAQWFDDLMVGIERNVSSKNKEKFTQNLSTFRRDVVNLPKSTTVT; translated from the exons ATG GATATACAACAGCTGGAGGTGCTTTGCAAGCAACTCTATGAAGCCACAGACATAAGAATACGTGCCGAGGCGGAAAAAGCCCTAGTCACATTTGTAAGCAGCCAGGATGCGCTGCCCAAATGCCAGTTGCTGCTGGACAGAGCCGATTCCAGCTATGCCCAGTTACTGGCCGCCTCCACACTCACCAAACTCATTCAGGGATTAAGTCTGGAGCAGAGGATTGACATTCGCAGCTATGCTCTTAACTATCTGGCCACCGTACCCAATCTGCAGCACTTCGTTGTCCAGGCCTTGGTTACTCTGCTGGCGAAGATAACCAAGTTTGGATGGTTCGATTCGTTCAAGGAGGAAATGGTGTTCCAAAACCTCTTGGAAGATGTCAAAAAGTTCTTGCAG GGCTCCGTTGAGCACTGCACCATTGGCGTCCAAATTCTATCACAACTGGTTTGTGAGATGAACTCAGTTGTCGAGATGGACGTGCACCTGTCCTTCTCCAAAAATCGCAAAATAGCCACATCGTATCGAGACCAGCAACTCTTTGAAACCTTTCTGCTATCCTGCTCTCTGCTGATCACAGCCCGTGATAATAGCAAAAACATTAACTTCATGGACGAGTCGCAGCAAGC gttAATATCACACGTTTTACGTCTAACGAAAAATTGCCTGAGCTTCGACTTTATTGGCAGTTCCACAGATGAATCTGCGGATGATATGAACAACGTTCAG ATACCCACAGCTTGGCGTCCTGCATTCTTAGATTCGAACACACTTAAACTCTTTTTTGATTTATACCAAATTTTGCCCAATGGTTTAGCTAGCTACTCCATATCCTGCCTGGTTCAAATGACATCTGTGCGTCGCTCTCTTTTTAGTAATTCTGAGAGAACAAAATTTCTAACGCACTTGGTCGAAGGAGTCAgagatattttaaatactctCCAC GGCTTGAGTGACCCAGATAACTATCACGAGTTCTGCCGTTTGCTGGCTCGTCTTAAGTCTAATTATCAATTGGGTGAACTTATAGCGGTCCCATGTTATGCTGAAGCAATCCAACTAATAGCTAAGTTTACTGTCCAATCCctgcat GTATGGCTTTTTGCACCGAACAGTGTACATTACTTACTCACACTTTGGCAACGCATGGTTGCGTCTGTACCATATGTTAAGTCCCCGGATCCGCATTTGCTAGGTACCTACACGCCGGAGGTTATCAAGGCGTATATTGACTCGCGCCTGGATGCTGTTCCTGTTATTGTCCGTGACAATTTGGATGATCCACTAGACGATCTGTGTATGGTGCAGCAACAGCTGGAGCAACTGTCGGTAATCGAAAGGTGCGAGTATAACAAGACGTGTAGTCTGCTTGTCCAGCATTTCGATCAGAAGGCCCGAGAGTATGAGAATTTGCTGCAGACGCCTAACGCCAATACCATAGACATCACTATACACGAGCTACAATTAACGTGGCTGGTGTATATAATCGGTTCGGCTATAGTGGGTCGCCTGTCCGTTACGACAAGCGATGAGCATGACACAATGGACGCGGAGCTCGTGATAAGGGTCCTGCAACTGATGAGCCTAACCGATGCTCGATTGCCCCAAGCGGGTTGCGAAAAGCTGGAGCTGGCAATACTGAGCTTTTTGGACCAGGTCCGAAAAATGCACAGCAGCGAGCAGGCGCAAAAAGCCAATTTGAACAAGAGACTTAGCGAAGTCTTTGGACTGAGTGACGAGCAAATgcttttaagttttattaatCGCAAAAT CataacaaatttaaagttttgggGACGCTCTGAGCCAATTATCACCAAAACGCTGATGTTATTATCCGATCTCTCTGTGCATTTTAATTCTGTGCGCAAACTGGCACGTCTAGAAGAAGTCCAGTTTATGCTTACACATCACACAAGCGAACATTTCCCATTCCTAGGAACGAATTCCACTTTGAGCGAGATGAGATGTCGCACAATGTTCTACACTTCATTAGGCCGATTGCTGATGTTCGATTTGGGCGAGGATGAAGAAAGATTCTACAATTTTTTGGAACCTTTAACAA ATCAATTCGAGTCCCTTGGCTCTGTGCTGATGGACAATAACATCTTCTCTAATGAAGAGGCTAAGAAGGCCATTATTGGCTTGGCTCGAGACCTCCGTGGATTAGCGCTCCCGCTCAACGCGCGCATTCAATACACCATGCTCTTTGAATGGTTGTATTATGCGGACTATTTGCCCATACTATTGCGTGCGATGGAACTGTGGGCTCACGATCCTGCCGTTACGACACCAATTCTAAAATTGTTTGCCGAACTAGTGCATTGCCGCACCCAAAGGCTGGCAGGCAATGTATCCAGCCCAATGGGCATTCTCCTATTCCGCGAGGCCTCGaaactaatttgtatatacGGCAATCGCATTCTGCACCAAGAAGTTCCACGTGATCGACTTTACCCAATGAGACTTAAGGGAATTGCCATATGCTTCTTGATCTTAAAGAACTCACTTGGCGGCAACTATGTCAATTGTGGGGTATTTAAATTGTACGGAGATGATACATTGGACAGCGTACTCAATATTATCGCCAAGTTGATTCTCACCATAGAACAGAGCGATTTACTT GAATACCCAAAATTATCAACGGCCTACTACAACTTACTAAACTGTCTGTCGCAAGATCATGTTTCTTACTTGGCTGCTTTGGAGCCTGCTGCATtcgtttacattttaaaaagtcTTACCAAAGGACTGGCCGCATTAG aCTCTGCCATTTATATAAGTTGCTGCACAATTTTGGATAGTATTGTTTCGTACATTTTTAAACAGCTCCAGATGAAAG tTTCTACATTTCCAAACAAAAAGCTCCGTAGCTTAAATCAAGAAAATGCGCAATTCTTAAAG GTTGTTGAAATGAATTCTGAGTTACTCCAGAGTATGATGTCCTCATTACTGAACAACGTTTTGGCAGAGGATTGTCGAAACCAGTGGTCCATGTCACGTCCATTGCTGGTTCTCATATTACTTTATGAGGACTATTACCG ATCCTTAAAGGATAGAATTATCTGTGGTCAACCAATTGAAAAGCAACAGACAATGGCGCAATGGTTCGATGATCTGATGGTCGGCATTGAGCGAAATGTTTCCagtaaaaacaaagaaaa ATTCACACAGAATTTGTCCACATTTCGGCGCGATGTAGTTAACCTGCCAAAGTCCACAACAG TTACATAG